Proteins encoded in a region of the Streptomyces sp. NBC_01471 genome:
- a CDS encoding SGNH/GDSL hydrolase family protein, with the protein MFATAAFAASATAAGLTPAAADSRGRAGGARPVYVALGDSMAAGPFVPRGTGPFACGRSTRNYPHRLAARLGAGVFRDVTCSGARTGDMTAPQQLSVLGVAAGTVPPQIDSLSPGTTLVTLTVGGNDAGLVGVAAGCVRLSPVGGHCRDTYVRDGVDEEAARIDGLGPKLGAVLDVIHRRSPVARVLVTGYGDYLRAGGCWPAVPLLGSDADWLQDSIDRMNRVIAAASAAHGAAYVDVRTPSEGHDACRAPGAKWVEGFVPTAPAAPLHPNAQGEQAYADVIHERTEG; encoded by the coding sequence GTGTTCGCCACGGCGGCGTTCGCCGCGTCGGCCACGGCGGCCGGTCTCACGCCGGCGGCGGCCGACAGCCGAGGCAGGGCGGGCGGCGCCCGCCCGGTGTATGTGGCCCTCGGTGACTCGATGGCCGCGGGCCCGTTCGTCCCGCGCGGCACGGGCCCCTTCGCCTGCGGACGCTCGACCCGCAACTACCCGCACCGGCTGGCCGCCCGGCTCGGGGCCGGGGTCTTCCGCGATGTCACCTGCAGCGGCGCCAGGACGGGGGACATGACCGCACCTCAGCAGCTCTCCGTACTCGGCGTGGCCGCGGGCACCGTGCCGCCCCAGATCGACTCCCTGAGCCCCGGCACCACGCTGGTGACCCTCACCGTCGGCGGCAACGACGCCGGGCTGGTCGGCGTCGCGGCCGGCTGCGTGCGGCTCAGCCCGGTCGGCGGGCACTGCCGGGACACGTACGTCAGGGACGGGGTGGACGAGGAGGCGGCCCGTATCGACGGCCTGGGCCCGAAGCTCGGCGCCGTACTGGACGTCATCCACCGGCGCTCCCCCGTGGCCCGGGTACTGGTCACCGGGTACGGCGACTACCTCAGGGCGGGCGGCTGCTGGCCGGCCGTACCGCTGCTCGGCAGCGACGCGGACTGGCTGCAGGACAGCATCGACCGGATGAACCGGGTGATCGCCGCGGCATCCGCCGCGCACGGCGCCGCGTACGTCGACGTCCGCACCCCGAGCGAGGGTCACGACGCCTGTCGGGCACCCGGCGCCAAGTGGGTGGAGGGCTTCGTACCCACCGCGCCCGCGGCGCCGCTGCACCCCAACGCACAGGGCGAGCAGGCGTACGCGGATGTCATCCATGAGCGGACGGAGGGCTGA
- a CDS encoding ABC transporter permease, whose product MDTFVGSFTFMHDRLSLMLEKTGQHIWMCAIVIAVSLVVAVPVGLWLGHLHRGEFVTTSISNVGRALPNLAVIAIGLGIFGLNFVNIAVALLITAIPPILSQAYLAVDQVDPDMVRAARGMGLTPLQVLLKVELPLALPLLFSGIRIAVVYVISAATLATVAGGGGLGDIVLGQANYGLEGVIAAALWVAALALAADGLIALVQRLLVPRGLRVSRA is encoded by the coding sequence ATGGACACCTTCGTCGGATCGTTCACCTTCATGCACGATCGGCTGTCGCTGATGCTGGAGAAGACCGGCCAGCACATCTGGATGTGCGCGATCGTGATCGCCGTCTCGCTCGTGGTCGCCGTGCCCGTCGGGCTGTGGCTGGGACATCTGCACCGCGGTGAGTTCGTCACCACCAGCATCTCCAACGTGGGCCGCGCCCTGCCCAACCTCGCGGTCATCGCGATCGGCCTGGGCATCTTCGGGCTCAACTTCGTCAACATCGCCGTCGCGCTGCTGATCACCGCCATTCCCCCGATCCTCAGCCAGGCGTATCTGGCCGTCGACCAGGTCGACCCCGACATGGTCCGCGCCGCCCGCGGCATGGGCCTCACACCCCTGCAGGTCCTCCTCAAGGTGGAGCTGCCGCTGGCGCTCCCGCTGCTGTTCTCCGGCATCCGGATCGCGGTGGTGTACGTCATCTCGGCCGCGACCCTCGCCACGGTGGCCGGAGGCGGCGGGCTGGGGGACATCGTGCTCGGCCAGGCCAACTACGGGCTGGAGGGGGTCATCGCCGCGGCGCTGTGGGTGGCGGCCCTGGCCCTGGCGGCCGACGGTCTCATCGCGCTGGTCCAGCGGCTGCTGGTGCCCAGGGGGCTGCGCGTGTCGCGCGCCTAG
- a CDS encoding ABC transporter permease, protein MSAGPVIPDYGSPSACVANNSTFCVDWFTAHWSNLFWPALVQHIELTVIAVVAGFVIAFLMAVLAHFQGWFAMPASALSSFLYTVPPLALFQLLVPVTGFSVLTVEIALIAYSLYLLFTTILTGLREVPEDAVRAARGMGLTRRQILFKVELPMSLPSLISGLRVTTVMTIGTVAIAAYVIDSGLGSLILKALQSPFNTQFIGAGALAVILALTADGLLVLAGRLLTPWARSRKAA, encoded by the coding sequence ATGAGCGCGGGACCCGTCATCCCGGACTACGGGAGCCCCAGTGCCTGTGTGGCGAACAACTCCACCTTCTGCGTGGACTGGTTCACCGCCCACTGGTCGAATCTCTTCTGGCCGGCGCTCGTCCAGCACATCGAACTCACCGTGATCGCGGTCGTGGCGGGCTTCGTCATCGCCTTCCTGATGGCCGTACTCGCCCACTTCCAGGGCTGGTTCGCCATGCCGGCCTCCGCCCTCTCGTCGTTCCTCTACACGGTGCCGCCGCTGGCCCTCTTCCAACTGCTGGTCCCGGTCACCGGGTTCTCCGTGCTCACCGTGGAGATCGCCCTCATCGCGTACAGCCTCTATCTGCTCTTCACCACCATCCTCACCGGGCTGCGCGAAGTCCCCGAGGACGCGGTGCGCGCGGCGCGCGGCATGGGGCTGACCCGGCGGCAGATCCTGTTCAAGGTCGAGCTGCCGATGTCCCTGCCGTCCCTCATCTCCGGACTGCGGGTCACGACGGTCATGACCATCGGGACCGTCGCCATCGCGGCGTACGTCATCGACTCCGGACTGGGCTCGCTGATCCTCAAGGCGCTGCAGTCGCCGTTCAACACCCAGTTCATCGGCGCGGGCGCACTCGCGGTCATCCTGGCGCTGACCGCCGACGGACTGCTGGTACTCGCCGGACGGCTGCTCACCCCGTGGGCCCGGAGCAGGAAGGCCGCGTAA
- a CDS encoding ABC transporter ATP-binding protein, whose amino-acid sequence MSQESHKISTSAQEIVFDHVVKTYPNSASPAVDDLSLTVPAGEICVLLGPSGSGKTTALMMVNRLAEPTGGDIRIGGRSIRDLDPIQLRRSIGYVIQQTGLFPHLSIAANIATVPKVLGWDRKRIKDRVAELLDLVGLPVGEYGSRYPTQLSGGQRQRVGIARALAADPPVMLMDEPFGALDPITREHVQDEFLALHERIRKTVIFVSHDIDEAVKMGDRVAILREGGRLAQYDSPRALLKKPADEFVARFLGADRGLKRLSLVRLGDLDLTPVAATGAGELPGLPGDATLRSALSLMVAEGADAVRVTGDGGTVLGTASMDDVRKAGAA is encoded by the coding sequence ATGAGCCAGGAAAGCCATAAAATCTCCACCTCCGCGCAGGAGATCGTCTTCGACCACGTGGTCAAGACGTACCCCAACTCCGCGTCGCCCGCGGTCGACGACCTGTCGCTGACCGTGCCCGCAGGGGAGATCTGCGTGCTGCTCGGCCCGTCCGGCAGCGGCAAGACCACCGCGCTGATGATGGTGAACCGGCTCGCCGAGCCGACCGGCGGCGACATACGCATCGGCGGCCGCTCGATCCGCGATCTCGACCCCATCCAGCTGCGCCGCTCGATCGGCTACGTCATCCAGCAGACGGGGCTCTTCCCCCATCTCTCGATCGCGGCGAACATCGCCACGGTCCCCAAGGTCCTCGGCTGGGACAGGAAACGCATCAAGGACCGGGTGGCCGAACTGCTCGACCTGGTCGGCCTGCCGGTCGGCGAGTACGGATCGCGCTACCCCACCCAGCTGTCCGGCGGCCAGCGGCAGCGGGTCGGCATCGCCCGCGCCCTCGCGGCCGACCCGCCGGTCATGCTGATGGACGAGCCGTTCGGCGCGCTCGACCCCATCACACGCGAACACGTCCAGGACGAGTTCCTGGCTCTGCACGAGCGCATCCGCAAGACCGTGATCTTCGTGAGCCACGACATCGACGAGGCCGTGAAGATGGGCGACCGGGTCGCGATCCTCCGTGAGGGCGGCAGGCTCGCCCAGTACGACTCGCCCCGCGCCCTGCTCAAGAAGCCGGCCGACGAGTTCGTCGCCCGTTTCCTGGGCGCCGACCGCGGACTGAAGCGCCTGTCCCTGGTCCGGCTCGGCGATCTCGACCTCACCCCCGTCGCGGCCACCGGCGCCGGCGAGCTGCCCGGCCTCCCCGGCGATGCCACCCTCCGCTCCGCGCTGTCCCTGATGGTGGCCGAGGGCGCCGACGCCGTACGGGTCACCGGAGACGGCGGAACGGTCCTCGGCACCGCGTCCATGGACGACGTACGGAAGGCGGGCGCGGCATGA
- a CDS encoding glycine betaine ABC transporter substrate-binding protein — MRGLRRTPAAVSPAPVPAANAAPATGRRPLRRPPARRSSRVLAICAALVSVAALSGCGAVSETAGKPTVVIGAKEFTEQWTIGELYKQALTHAGYNVELKSNIGSTTVIDGALTSGQIDLYPEYTGVILQVLARSRTVPHSAAATYRAAKAYEETRGLTMLDPTPFQNRDAIAVKPAFAKKYGLKTISDLKKAGHVVFAEYPDNMEGALGYRDMVKSYGLHNTEVKTLNIGLQYSALDHGQVDAADVFTTDPQLARGGYTLLDDTKGYYGFQNVAPVVRKGVQEKQGPEFARTLNRVDALLTDQAVREMNRAVDTVRLAPSEVAARFLKANDIS, encoded by the coding sequence GTGAGGGGCCTCCGCCGCACCCCTGCGGCAGTCTCCCCGGCCCCGGTCCCGGCGGCGAACGCGGCCCCCGCGACGGGGCGCCGGCCGCTGCGGCGCCCGCCGGCCCGCCGCTCCTCGCGCGTCCTGGCCATCTGCGCGGCCCTCGTGTCCGTCGCCGCCCTGTCCGGCTGCGGCGCCGTGTCCGAGACCGCGGGAAAGCCCACCGTGGTCATCGGGGCGAAGGAGTTCACCGAGCAGTGGACCATCGGTGAGCTGTACAAGCAGGCGCTGACCCACGCCGGATACAACGTCGAACTGAAGTCGAACATCGGCAGCACGACCGTCATCGACGGGGCACTCACATCCGGCCAGATCGACCTGTACCCCGAGTACACCGGGGTCATCCTCCAGGTGCTGGCCCGGAGCAGGACCGTGCCGCACTCCGCCGCGGCGACCTATCGCGCGGCCAAGGCCTACGAGGAGACCCGCGGGCTGACGATGCTGGATCCGACCCCCTTCCAGAACCGTGACGCGATCGCCGTCAAGCCCGCGTTCGCGAAGAAGTACGGGCTGAAGACCATCAGCGATCTGAAGAAGGCGGGGCATGTCGTCTTCGCCGAGTACCCGGACAACATGGAGGGCGCTCTCGGCTACCGCGACATGGTGAAGTCGTACGGACTGCACAACACCGAGGTGAAGACCCTCAACATCGGCCTGCAGTACTCCGCCCTCGACCACGGACAGGTCGACGCCGCGGACGTCTTCACCACCGACCCGCAGCTCGCCCGCGGCGGTTACACCCTTCTCGACGACACGAAGGGCTACTACGGCTTCCAGAACGTGGCCCCCGTCGTACGCAAGGGCGTGCAGGAGAAGCAGGGTCCGGAATTCGCCAGAACGCTGAACCGGGTGGACGCGCTCCTCACTGACCAGGCGGTGCGCGAGATGAACCGCGCGGTCGACACCGTGCGGCTCGCCCCCTCCGAGGTCGCGGCCAGGTTCCTGAAGGCCAACGACATCAGCTGA
- a CDS encoding CocE/NonD family hydrolase yields the protein MSTATTHRTPARHPVRVLRHVWIPLGDGTRLAARIWLPADAEGPVPAVLEYIPYRKNDGTAPRDVTLHGQFARAGYAAVRVDCRGSGDSGGIMLDEYHATELSDALEVLSWIERQDWSDGQVGIIGKSWGGFNGLQIAALQPPQLRCIVTVCSTDDRYADDVHYAGGSLLASEMLPWAATMLAYNARPSDPAVLGDSWRAEWLDRLERTVPYAEEWLTHQRRDSYWQHGSVCEDYSAIQVPVYAVGGWLDPYRGAVFRLMENLRVPAKAMLGPWAHTYPHQAEPGPAMDFQGECVRWFDHWMGGADNGIMDEPALRAWIPDPAPVGSDGERRPGRWVAEPSWPAPGVEASVIPLGTLGGGQGTAVLRSPLAIGASGGDFLKFGDIPGQYGDQAADDGRSQTFTGPALPGRLEILGAPEVTLRVTSDRPQAQLAVRLCEVWPDGSSRLVTTGFLNLTHRDGHTDPRPLEPGRAYEVTVPLFAIGHAFAAGNRVRVSVSASLWPWVWPSPEQVALELDTAYGELTLPVRAPRPAEEAGLRPYGPPLDVPPHSIELVPLPGDRKVSHDVETGEQVIVTTPADGTMTDRADGLTRTGSDLNRFRLVEGDPLSASVESEREESISRGDWATRISTRSRMTADATDFCVVNQLSAFEGAGDDEREVFSRTWSFSVPRDQV from the coding sequence ATGAGCACTGCCACCACCCACCGCACCCCCGCACGGCATCCCGTACGCGTCCTCCGTCATGTCTGGATCCCTCTTGGGGACGGCACCCGTCTCGCCGCCCGGATCTGGCTTCCCGCCGACGCCGAAGGGCCCGTACCGGCGGTTCTGGAGTACATCCCGTACCGGAAGAACGACGGGACGGCTCCGCGCGACGTGACGCTGCACGGCCAGTTCGCGCGGGCCGGGTACGCCGCGGTGCGGGTCGACTGCCGGGGCAGCGGTGACTCCGGCGGCATCATGCTCGACGAGTACCACGCCACCGAGCTGTCCGACGCGCTCGAAGTCCTCTCCTGGATCGAACGGCAGGACTGGTCGGACGGCCAGGTGGGCATCATCGGCAAGTCCTGGGGCGGCTTCAACGGCCTCCAGATAGCCGCCCTCCAGCCGCCCCAGCTGCGCTGCATCGTCACCGTCTGCTCGACCGACGACCGGTACGCCGACGACGTGCACTACGCGGGCGGCTCCCTGCTCGCCTCCGAGATGCTGCCCTGGGCCGCGACGATGCTCGCGTACAACGCCCGCCCGTCCGACCCCGCCGTGCTCGGAGACTCCTGGCGCGCGGAGTGGCTCGACCGGCTGGAGCGGACCGTCCCTTACGCCGAGGAGTGGCTGACCCACCAGCGCCGGGACTCCTACTGGCAGCACGGCTCGGTCTGTGAGGACTACTCGGCCATCCAGGTGCCGGTCTACGCGGTCGGTGGCTGGCTCGACCCGTACCGCGGTGCTGTCTTCCGCCTCATGGAGAACCTGCGGGTACCGGCCAAAGCCATGCTCGGTCCCTGGGCGCACACCTACCCCCACCAGGCCGAGCCCGGCCCCGCCATGGACTTCCAGGGCGAGTGCGTGCGCTGGTTCGACCACTGGATGGGCGGCGCCGACAACGGCATCATGGACGAACCCGCCCTGCGGGCCTGGATACCCGACCCGGCCCCGGTCGGGTCCGACGGTGAGCGGCGACCCGGCCGCTGGGTCGCCGAACCCTCCTGGCCGGCCCCCGGCGTCGAAGCCTCCGTCATCCCGCTCGGCACACTCGGGGGCGGCCAGGGCACGGCCGTCCTCCGTTCGCCGCTCGCGATCGGCGCCTCCGGCGGCGACTTCCTCAAGTTCGGCGACATACCGGGGCAGTACGGGGACCAGGCCGCCGACGACGGCCGTTCGCAGACCTTCACCGGTCCTGCCCTCCCCGGGCGGCTGGAGATCCTCGGCGCCCCCGAGGTGACCCTGCGGGTCACCAGCGACCGGCCGCAGGCGCAGCTCGCGGTGCGGCTCTGCGAGGTCTGGCCCGACGGCAGTTCCAGGCTCGTCACCACGGGCTTCCTCAACCTCACCCACCGGGACGGGCACACCGACCCTCGCCCGCTGGAGCCGGGCCGCGCCTACGAGGTGACGGTGCCGCTGTTCGCGATCGGGCACGCCTTCGCCGCCGGCAACCGGGTCCGGGTCTCGGTCTCCGCCTCGCTGTGGCCCTGGGTCTGGCCCTCACCGGAGCAGGTCGCGCTGGAGCTGGACACGGCGTACGGCGAACTGACCCTCCCGGTCCGCGCGCCCCGCCCCGCCGAGGAAGCCGGACTGCGCCCGTACGGACCGCCCCTCGACGTGCCGCCGCACAGCATCGAGCTGGTCCCGCTGCCCGGCGACCGGAAGGTCAGCCACGACGTCGAGACCGGGGAACAGGTCATCGTGACCACGCCGGCCGACGGCACCATGACCGACCGGGCCGACGGACTGACCCGTACCGGCAGCGACCTCAACCGCTTCCGGCTGGTCGAGGGGGATCCGCTGTCCGCGTCGGTGGAGAGTGAGCGCGAGGAGTCCATCAGCCGGGGGGACTGGGCCACGCGTATCAGCACCCGGTCCCGGATGACCGCCGACGCCACGGACTTCTGCGTGGTCAACCAGCTGTCCGCGTTCGAGGGCGCGGGCGACGACGAGCGCGAGGTCTTCAGCCGTACCTGGTCCTTCAGCGTCCCCCGGGACCAGGTGTGA
- a CDS encoding FABP family protein: MFDLVSEHPYPDGHRPDEAPAPHELLAPVLGLLGSWRGRGEGEYPTLAGDFSYAQEVTFSHDGRPFLRYEARAWLLDADGAPLRPSARESGWWRLQPDGRVEALITQPTGIAEIAVGAASGNVIDLATHEVARTPTAKEVSATRRRYALTDDGALTFVHDLAAVGQPLQHHLSARLRRTVDGTRRQ; this comes from the coding sequence GTGTTCGACCTCGTTTCAGAGCACCCCTACCCCGACGGCCACCGCCCCGACGAAGCGCCCGCTCCACATGAGCTGCTCGCGCCCGTGCTCGGCCTCCTGGGCAGCTGGCGCGGCCGGGGAGAGGGTGAATACCCCACGCTGGCCGGGGATTTCAGCTACGCGCAGGAGGTCACCTTCAGCCACGACGGCCGGCCCTTCCTCCGCTACGAGGCCCGGGCCTGGCTGCTCGACGCCGACGGTGCGCCGCTGCGCCCCTCCGCCCGGGAGAGCGGCTGGTGGCGGCTCCAGCCCGACGGCCGGGTGGAGGCGCTGATCACCCAGCCCACCGGCATCGCGGAGATCGCGGTCGGCGCCGCGTCCGGCAACGTGATCGACCTCGCCACCCACGAGGTGGCCCGCACTCCGACGGCCAAGGAGGTCAGCGCCACCCGCAGGCGCTACGCACTGACCGACGACGGCGCGCTCACCTTCGTCCACGACCTGGCGGCGGTCGGTCAGCCGCTGCAGCACCACCTCTCGGCACGGCTGCGCCGCACCGTCGACGGCACGCGGCGCCAGTAG
- a CDS encoding FAD-dependent oxidoreductase: MNRTANRKILISGASIAGPSLAYWLDRYGFEVTVVEKAPGLRGGGYAIDVRGAARDAVDRMGLLPRLRQAHVDTRKISFLEADGSLVAAVRPEAVTGGAEDLDLEVRRGDLADCLYGLVRDRVEFLFNDSIATLDDRGDRVEVTFAGGARRTFDLVIGADGLHSHTRRLAFGPEERYHRYLGYCFAGFTLPNDLGLEHEARLWNVPGRAATLYAHDPADTLHGFLTFAQEDAPFGAFRDPQAQRALVASQFTDAQWEIPRMVAAMSGADDLFFDVVSQIHLPSWSTGRTALVGDAAYATSFMSGQGSSVSLVGAYVLAGELATRADHTTAFAAYERTLRAFVEMNQALALDGSATVAPRTREQLDARNARLRSRTALPSESRGRAAGTALVLPEYGHAG; encoded by the coding sequence ATGAACCGCACGGCCAACCGCAAGATCCTCATCTCCGGTGCCAGCATCGCCGGCCCGTCCCTCGCCTACTGGCTGGACCGGTACGGCTTCGAGGTCACCGTGGTGGAGAAGGCACCCGGGCTCCGCGGCGGCGGATACGCGATCGACGTCCGCGGCGCCGCGCGCGACGCCGTCGACCGCATGGGCCTGCTGCCGCGGCTCCGGCAGGCCCACGTGGATACCCGGAAGATCTCCTTCCTGGAAGCCGACGGCAGTCTTGTGGCTGCCGTACGCCCCGAGGCCGTGACCGGTGGCGCGGAGGACCTCGACCTGGAGGTGCGCCGGGGAGACCTGGCCGACTGCCTGTACGGTCTGGTCCGGGACCGGGTCGAGTTCCTGTTCAACGACTCCATAGCGACCCTCGACGACCGCGGTGACCGCGTGGAGGTCACCTTCGCCGGCGGCGCCCGGCGCACCTTCGACCTGGTGATCGGCGCCGACGGGCTGCACTCCCACACCCGCCGCCTGGCCTTCGGTCCCGAAGAGCGGTACCACCGCTACCTCGGCTACTGCTTCGCCGGCTTCACCCTGCCCAACGACCTCGGCCTCGAACACGAAGCCCGTCTGTGGAACGTCCCGGGCAGGGCCGCGACCCTCTACGCCCACGACCCCGCCGACACCCTGCACGGATTCCTGACGTTCGCTCAGGAGGACGCCCCCTTCGGTGCGTTCCGTGATCCGCAGGCGCAACGTGCCCTGGTCGCCTCGCAGTTCACCGACGCGCAGTGGGAGATCCCCCGGATGGTGGCGGCCATGAGCGGCGCCGACGACCTTTTCTTCGATGTCGTGAGCCAGATCCACCTGCCCAGCTGGTCCACCGGCCGTACCGCCCTGGTCGGCGACGCCGCCTACGCGACCTCCTTCATGTCCGGCCAGGGGTCGAGCGTCTCGCTCGTCGGGGCCTATGTCCTGGCCGGTGAGCTGGCGACCCGCGCCGACCACACCACCGCCTTCGCGGCCTACGAGAGGACGCTCCGGGCGTTCGTGGAGATGAACCAGGCGCTCGCCCTGGACGGCAGCGCCACCGTCGCCCCCCGCACCCGGGAGCAGCTCGACGCGCGCAACGCGCGCCTGCGGAGCCGCACCGCTCTCCCGTCGGAGAGCCGGGGCCGCGCGGCCGGCACCGCCCTCGTGCTGCCCGAATACGGGCACGCTGGGTAG
- a CDS encoding MarR family transcriptional regulator has protein sequence MDTSPLDGPEQAGDRDDVLAVMPRLAQLSNAVSRGRLIQHAMEAAGITLERPAFSVLLALHFAGRPLRVKEIAEKVQVVQPHATRQVQQLERRGLVHRIGDPDDGRVSLIEPTANGAQSAERYAHTLIGWFTGAVAHWSEQDRADLGRLLTRFADDVTTQLAHLDETEDGTPSGNS, from the coding sequence ATGGACACGTCACCACTGGATGGACCCGAGCAGGCCGGCGACCGGGACGACGTGCTGGCCGTGATGCCCCGGCTGGCGCAGCTGAGCAACGCCGTCAGCCGCGGCCGTCTGATCCAGCACGCCATGGAGGCCGCCGGGATCACGCTGGAGCGGCCGGCCTTCTCCGTCCTCCTGGCCCTGCACTTCGCCGGCAGGCCGCTGCGGGTCAAGGAGATCGCGGAGAAGGTACAGGTCGTCCAGCCCCATGCCACCCGGCAGGTCCAGCAGTTGGAGCGGCGCGGGCTGGTGCACCGGATCGGCGATCCGGACGACGGACGCGTCAGCCTGATCGAGCCGACGGCCAACGGGGCGCAGTCCGCCGAGCGTTACGCGCACACACTGATCGGGTGGTTCACCGGGGCCGTCGCCCACTGGTCGGAGCAGGACCGCGCTGACCTCGGCCGCCTGCTGACCCGCTTCGCCGACGATGTGACGACCCAGCTGGCACACCTCGACGAGACGGAGGACGGGACACCGTCCGGCAATTCCTGA
- a CDS encoding amino acid ABC transporter permease produces the protein MPETSAPPDEPVTAGSAPVPPGQPPAGPDAGPDGPVRDPRLAAERVLPLRHPWRWVLTAVVLVLVAQFVHGLVSNPFYQWSRFSYWLFRPVVLDGLVITLEVAALSAVAGLVGGVILALCRLSPNPVLRSVSWVYIWLLRSVPLIVVLLFLYNFSALYRTLSLGVPFGPSFFRFDESHLATDLVVAVVGLSLNEAAYAAEVVRSGVLSVDQGQHEAASSLGLPRGFQFRRIVFPQALRVIVPTYVNQLIGLVKSTSLVFYVSLLDLFGTVQSLGSTYPGDVVPLLLVATFWYIVLTSAVSVVQFYVERHYSRGALRTVPPTPLQKVRSGIRGARARIAIGAGI, from the coding sequence ATGCCCGAGACGTCCGCGCCTCCGGACGAGCCGGTGACCGCCGGCTCAGCGCCCGTTCCACCCGGACAGCCTCCGGCAGGCCCGGACGCCGGACCCGACGGCCCGGTGCGCGACCCACGTCTCGCCGCCGAGCGGGTGCTGCCGCTGCGCCACCCATGGCGCTGGGTGCTGACGGCCGTGGTCCTGGTCCTGGTCGCCCAGTTCGTCCACGGTCTGGTGAGCAACCCGTTCTACCAGTGGAGCCGGTTCTCGTACTGGCTCTTCCGCCCGGTGGTGCTCGACGGGCTGGTGATCACCCTCGAAGTCGCCGCGCTCAGCGCTGTGGCCGGGCTCGTCGGCGGGGTGATCCTCGCACTCTGCAGGCTCTCCCCCAATCCGGTGCTCAGGTCGGTCTCCTGGGTCTACATCTGGCTGTTGCGCTCCGTGCCGCTGATCGTCGTCCTGCTGTTCCTGTACAACTTCAGTGCGCTGTACCGGACTCTGAGCCTGGGCGTCCCGTTCGGACCGTCCTTCTTCCGTTTCGACGAGTCCCATCTCGCCACGGACCTGGTGGTCGCCGTCGTCGGCCTGAGCCTCAACGAGGCCGCGTACGCCGCCGAGGTGGTCAGGTCAGGTGTGCTCTCCGTCGACCAGGGGCAGCACGAGGCGGCCTCCTCCCTCGGGCTGCCGCGCGGATTCCAGTTCCGGCGCATCGTGTTCCCGCAGGCCCTGCGGGTCATCGTGCCCACGTACGTCAACCAGCTGATCGGCCTGGTCAAGAGCACCTCGCTGGTCTTCTACGTCTCCCTGCTCGACCTCTTCGGCACCGTGCAGAGCCTGGGCAGCACGTACCCGGGGGACGTCGTGCCGCTGCTGCTCGTGGCCACCTTCTGGTACATCGTCCTGACGAGCGCCGTCTCGGTGGTCCAGTTCTATGTGGAGCGTCACTACTCACGGGGCGCGCTGCGCACCGTACCTCCCACGCCGCTGCAGAAGGTCCGTTCCGGGATCCGCGGCGCCCGTGCCCGGATCGCGATCGGAGCGGGCATATGA
- a CDS encoding amino acid ABC transporter ATP-binding protein: MSAAAPGTAPLAAQRTEEAPVRSAPVAVEIHRAHKWFGEHQVLRGIDLTVEPGSVTVVIGPSGSGKSTLLRAVNHLEKLDIGHVTVGGEAIGVRHFRGRLKELAERTIRAQRSRIGFVFQHFNLFPNLTVLENVAAAPTAIGRTDREGGRALARALLERVGLADKAGSYPRQLSGGQQQRVAIARALALEPGVILFDEPTSALDPELVGEVLSVIKELATGGTTLIVVTHEIGFAREVADQVVFLDQGRIVEQGPPGQVLDHPREARTREFLGKVP; encoded by the coding sequence ATGAGTGCCGCCGCACCCGGGACCGCACCGCTGGCCGCACAGCGGACCGAGGAGGCTCCCGTCCGCTCGGCGCCGGTGGCCGTGGAGATCCACCGGGCGCACAAGTGGTTCGGGGAGCACCAGGTCCTGCGCGGTATCGATCTGACGGTGGAACCCGGCTCGGTCACTGTCGTCATCGGGCCGTCCGGGTCCGGCAAGTCGACACTGCTGCGCGCCGTGAACCATCTGGAGAAGCTGGACATCGGCCATGTGACGGTCGGCGGCGAAGCCATCGGCGTACGGCACTTCCGCGGCCGGCTCAAGGAACTGGCCGAGCGCACGATCCGGGCCCAGCGCAGCCGCATCGGCTTCGTCTTCCAGCACTTCAACCTGTTCCCGAACCTGACGGTCCTGGAGAACGTCGCAGCGGCGCCGACCGCCATCGGCCGCACCGACCGCGAGGGCGGCCGGGCCCTGGCCCGCGCTCTGCTGGAGCGGGTGGGCCTCGCCGACAAGGCGGGCTCGTATCCCCGCCAGCTGTCCGGCGGCCAGCAGCAGCGGGTGGCCATCGCACGGGCGCTGGCCCTCGAACCGGGGGTGATCCTCTTCGACGAGCCGACCTCGGCGCTCGACCCGGAGCTCGTCGGCGAAGTCCTCTCCGTGATCAAGGAGTTGGCGACCGGAGGGACCACGCTGATCGTGGTGACCCACGAGATCGGGTTCGCCCGCGAGGTCGCCGACCAGGTCGTCTTCCTCGACCAGGGGCGCATCGTCGAGCAGGGGCCGCCCGGTCAGGTACTGGACCACCCCCGCGAGGCCCGGACCCGGGAGTTCCTCGGCAAGGTTCCCTGA